Proteins from a single region of Nocardiopsis dassonvillei subsp. dassonvillei DSM 43111:
- a CDS encoding FAD-binding oxidoreductase, producing MNENNENTGIKSTMGDTDTLRDLTRRVSGPVHAPGTDAYEEARTGMQLLDRHRPDAVVEPVRAQDVRAAVAWASERGLRVSAQLTGHGLGAGMAGGVLLATHRMDGVRVDPDRGTAWVEAGAAWQTVVDAAAEHGLAPLSGSSPAVGAVSYTLGGGVGLLARRYGFAADHVRRVDLVTADGRLRQVTGDDDPDLFWAVRGGGAGAFGVVTGMEIDLFPVPRIYGGSLLLDAGAEPGALEAWRRWAESVPEEMTSGASVMVYPDMEGVPEPMRGRQVAQVSVAWSGPMEEGAKVVEPLRSAAPVLADTLREMPYDESGAVFDEHQDQAGFRGRSVLVDRLDGKALAELTRMTGEAPFFCVVWLRHLGGALAREPLVANAVGHRDAAYALTVLTFAETEDTGAMRDLRERAAALFGPHAVGRSSTLGFGPMEEAEVREVFDEDDRARLAQVKAAYDPRGVFHSNRPIPPGGW from the coding sequence ATGAACGAGAACAACGAGAACACGGGCATCAAGAGCACGATGGGCGACACGGACACGCTGCGGGACCTGACCCGACGGGTGAGCGGACCGGTGCACGCGCCCGGGACCGACGCCTACGAGGAGGCCCGCACGGGAATGCAGCTGCTGGACCGGCACCGTCCCGACGCCGTGGTGGAGCCGGTCCGCGCCCAGGACGTGCGCGCCGCCGTGGCCTGGGCCTCGGAACGGGGGCTGCGGGTGTCGGCCCAGCTCACCGGGCACGGGCTCGGCGCGGGTATGGCGGGCGGCGTCCTCCTCGCCACCCACCGCATGGACGGGGTGCGGGTGGACCCCGACCGCGGCACGGCGTGGGTGGAGGCCGGGGCCGCCTGGCAGACGGTGGTCGACGCGGCCGCCGAACACGGATTGGCGCCCCTGTCGGGCAGCTCCCCCGCCGTGGGCGCGGTCTCCTACACGCTCGGCGGCGGCGTGGGGCTGCTGGCCCGCCGGTACGGGTTCGCCGCCGACCACGTGCGGCGCGTGGACCTGGTCACCGCAGACGGCCGTCTGCGGCAGGTCACCGGGGACGACGACCCCGACCTGTTCTGGGCGGTGCGCGGCGGAGGCGCGGGCGCGTTCGGCGTGGTCACCGGAATGGAGATCGACCTGTTCCCGGTCCCGCGGATCTACGGCGGAAGCCTGCTCCTGGACGCCGGAGCCGAACCGGGGGCGCTGGAGGCCTGGCGGCGGTGGGCCGAGTCGGTGCCCGAGGAGATGACCTCGGGGGCCTCCGTGATGGTCTACCCGGACATGGAGGGCGTGCCCGAGCCGATGCGCGGCCGCCAGGTGGCCCAGGTGTCGGTGGCCTGGTCGGGCCCGATGGAGGAGGGGGCGAAGGTGGTGGAGCCGCTGCGCTCGGCCGCCCCGGTGCTGGCGGACACCCTGCGCGAGATGCCCTACGACGAGTCGGGCGCGGTCTTCGACGAGCACCAGGACCAGGCGGGGTTCCGCGGCCGCAGCGTGCTGGTGGACCGGCTGGACGGGAAGGCGCTGGCCGAGCTGACCCGGATGACGGGCGAGGCGCCGTTCTTCTGCGTGGTCTGGCTGCGCCACCTGGGCGGGGCGCTGGCCCGGGAGCCGCTGGTCGCCAACGCCGTCGGGCACCGGGACGCCGCCTACGCGCTAACGGTGCTGACCTTCGCCGAGACCGAGGACACCGGGGCGATGCGCGACCTGCGCGAGCGGGCCGCGGCGCTGTTCGGGCCGCACGCGGTGGGCCGCTCGTCCACGCTGGGCTTCGGGCCGATGGAGGAGGCCGAGGTCCGCGAGGTCTTCGACGAGGACGACCGCGCGCGGCTCGCCCAGGTCAAGGCCGCGTACGACCCGCGCGGGGTATTCCACTCCAACCGGCCGATCCCGCCCGGGGGCTGGTGA
- a CDS encoding helix-turn-helix transcriptional regulator — translation MGRSVRGEMPQRLLRLLSLLQVRREWSGAELTERLGVSARTLRRDVERLRGLDYQVEGTPGVAGGYRLASGRDLPPLLLEDEEAVAIALGLATATGFQDSALRALAKLERVLPARLRPRLAAVGGATSAVPHPDVPGVDPAVLGALASSCRDLAVTDFDYRDREGNARGRRVEPHHLVSHGGHWYLIAHDTDRDDWRTFRVDRVSGPRPTHRRFEPRPLPAPDPAAFLTRLFAAGVYRHTAHLTLELSAEDFHSRFHGPLPGRVEPLDDHRCRIRISADSLDLVCQYTAAALALGAPFTLEAPPRVVERLREVGARLAPP, via the coding sequence ATGGGCCGATCCGTACGCGGGGAGATGCCGCAGCGGCTGCTGCGGCTGCTGTCCCTGCTCCAGGTCCGGCGCGAGTGGAGCGGCGCGGAGCTCACCGAGCGGCTCGGCGTCAGCGCCCGCACCCTGCGCCGCGACGTCGAACGGCTGCGCGGGCTCGACTACCAGGTGGAGGGCACGCCCGGGGTTGCGGGCGGCTACCGCCTGGCCTCGGGCCGCGACCTGCCCCCGCTGCTGCTGGAGGACGAGGAGGCCGTCGCGATCGCCCTGGGCCTGGCCACCGCCACCGGGTTCCAGGACAGCGCGCTGCGCGCCCTGGCCAAACTCGAACGCGTCCTGCCCGCCCGCCTGCGCCCTCGGCTGGCCGCCGTGGGCGGCGCCACCAGCGCGGTGCCCCACCCCGACGTCCCCGGTGTGGACCCCGCCGTCCTGGGGGCGCTGGCCTCCTCCTGCCGCGACCTGGCCGTCACCGACTTCGACTACCGCGACCGGGAGGGCAACGCCCGCGGGCGCCGGGTCGAGCCGCACCACCTGGTCTCCCACGGCGGGCACTGGTACCTGATCGCGCACGACACCGACCGCGACGACTGGCGCACCTTCCGGGTGGACCGGGTCAGCGGACCGCGGCCCACCCACCGGCGGTTCGAGCCGAGGCCGCTGCCCGCGCCCGACCCGGCGGCCTTCCTCACCCGACTCTTCGCCGCGGGCGTCTACAGACACACCGCGCACCTGACCCTGGAGCTGTCCGCCGAGGACTTCCACAGCCGCTTCCACGGCCCCCTGCCCGGCCGGGTCGAACCGCTGGACGACCACCGCTGCCGCATCCGGATCAGCGCCGACTCCCTCGACCTGGTGTGCCAGTACACGGCGGCGGCCCTGGCCCTCGGCGCCCCCTTCACGCTGGAGGCCCCGCCCCGGGTCGTCGAGCGCCTGCGGGAGGTCGGCGCGCGCCTGGCCCCTCCCTGA